In the genome of Streptomyces sp. Tu 3180, the window GCATGTCGGGGGACAGTTCCAGCGCGGTGACCTCGTGGCCGGCGGCCAGCAGCGGGAAGGTGAGCCGGCCGGAGCCCGCGGCGAGGTCGAGGACGGGGCCGTCGGCGCCGCGTACGGCGGCGAGGATCTCGGGGACCTCCTGCGTGGTCCTGCCGCAGATGTCGTGGTAGATCCGGCTGCCGTGGGCGTCGTACAGGTCGCAGAGCCGGGCGCGGTCGCCGAGGGCGTCGACGGCGGCGCCGGCGCGGCCGGTGAGGGGGGTGCCCGCACGGGCGGGGCTGAGCAGCGTACTCATCGGGCGAGCTCCTCGAAGCGGTGGGGAACGGTCCGGCCGGTCGGGGCGGGTGCGGGGGCGGGGGTCAGGGGGATGCCGGTCGCGCCGAACCAGGCGTCGACGGCCGCGACGGTGCCGGGGTCGGCGTGCCGGGCCGCCCGGTCCGCGCCGCCGGTGGCCAGCAGCGCCTCGGCGGCGCGGGCGGCGTCGGTGGACAGCGCGACGGCGCGGCCGGTGCGCGGGTCGTGGACCAGGGCCCGGTCGTCGCTCCGCAGCAGGACCGGGAGCGTCGGGTCCGTGGAGTCGGCCGTGGCGTCCTCGCCCAGCGCGGGGTTCAGACGTCCGCCGAATCCGGAGACGCGGACCCGGTCCAGCCCACGGGCGCGGGCGGCGCGCACCGCGTCCACGGCCGCCAGGTACCGGCCCAGCCAGGGTCGTCGTGCGACCTCGGCGTGGGGGGCGCGGCCGGCCCGCCAGGCCCGGTCCAGTTCCCCGGGCGTGGAGCCGAGGTCACCGAGCGGAGCGCCGCCCGGGGTGGTGGAGACCGTGCCGTCGGAGGTGACGTGCAGCCGCAGGAGCGGGCCGTCGCCGTCGGGCGTCGCGCCCAGCGCGCAGTGATCCGCGAGCCGGACGACGGGGTGGGTCGGGAGGGCGGCGAAGTCGCCCTCGCCGCGGGCCTGGTCGGCGTCCGCCAGGTAGGCCTCCAGGCCGGCGTCGCCGTCGGTCCGGAGCAGGGTGGGGCCGAGCGGCGGGCGGTGGCCGGGCCGCTCGTAGGGCCGGGTGTGGAGGTAGAAGTCGGGGTGCAGTCCGGCCTCGCCGTTCCCGTCGCCGGTGAGGTCGCCCTCGTAGGTGACGACGGTGACGCCGTCGTGGTCGGTGGTGATGCCGGGTTCCGTGTGCGGCACGAGGACGGTGGTGCCGGCCGCGGTGAGCGCGGAGGCGAGCAGGCGGGGCAGGGTGGCGGCGTCGGCGAGGACGACGGTGGCGGGTGCGCCGTGCGGTCGGGGCCGGCCGGGCCATGGGCGTCCGGTGCCCCATTCGATCGCCGCCACGGCAATGAATGGCATGGACATGACTACCTCGGGAGTGTGAGCGGCCGTCGAGGGCCGTACGGGGGAAGGGGGGCCGGGGGAAACCGGTGCGGTGACGGGCCGTCAGGCGAGGCCGAGCGAGGCGAGCAGCGTCCTCAGCTCCTGCGACGCGGCCTGCGGGCCGTGCAGCGAGGCCACACCGGTCACGTTGAGGACGACCTCGTCCACACCGGCCCCGGTGTAGGCGGCGAGCTTCTCCTTCAGCTCGTCGGCGGTGCCGTACAGGAACGCGTCGCCCTTCACGAGCGCCAGGGCCTGCGCGGTCTCGTCCCCGTCGGCGAAGGCGCCGTCGGGCAGGGCCACACCGCCGCGGCGCAGCATGTCCCGGTAGTGCGGAAGTCGCAGGTGCGCCCCGTTGGAGGCGAGCGCGAGGCGGGCCGGGTCGCGGTCGTCGCCGGCCAGGGCGAGCGGCACGATGGCCGTGACCCTCGGCGCCGCCCGTCCCGCCCGCCGCGCCCCCGCGGCCAGCGCGGGCACGACGTGCCGGGCGAGATAGCGGGCCGGTGTGAGCCAGGTGATCGCCACGTCGGCCCGTTCACCGGCCACCTCGGCCATCTTCGGCCGCAGCACCCCGAGTCCCAGGTCGATCCGGGGCCCGGGCAGCGGCGCGATCCTGCCCGCCTGGTGCCAGAACTCCCCGTCCACGACCTCGGGCGTGCCGGTGAGGGCCGCCCGTACGGCGGTCAGGTACTCCCGGGCCGCGGTGAGCGGACTGCGGTACGGCTCACCGCGCATCGCCCGCTGCACGTCCCGGGACCCCGGGCCGAACCCCGCGACCACCGACTCGCCGGTCATCAGCGACAGGGACTTGGCCTGCAGCGCCGCCTCGTAGGGGTGCCGCATCGGCATCAGGGTCACGCCCAGTCCGGTCGGCACCCGGAAGCCCGCCCCCGCCGCGTGGGCGAAGCCCTGGTGGGGCTCGGTGATCATGCCCTGGCCCTGCCAGAGGCGGTGGGCGCCGGTCCACCGGACGAGGCCGGCGAAGGGCAGCATCTGCTCGGGTCTGCGGGGCACGAACGGGACGAGGACCGAGTAGTCCGTCATGGCGAAGGTCTCCTGGTGGGTTCTGCGGGCGGGGGCGCGCCGTGGTCAGTGGCGCGGCCCCCGTGCGGGCCGGCGTCCGGTGGCCCCGCCCGGCGTGCGGGCCGGGGCCGGTGTCAGCGGCTCAGTCCCACTCGTGGACCTGCTTGATCGCCTTCAGCACCTCCGCCGCGCGCTCCGCCGCGTGGTCCGCGGCGCGCTCCGCGACACCGCAGAGCGTGCCGCCGAGCGGCAGGCCCGCGGGGCACTCCGGCCGCGGCGCGGAGACGGACGCGGACTGCGCGGCCGCCTGCGGTGCCGTCTGTGCGGCCTGGGCCGTACCCGCGCCGCCGAGGACCACGACGGCGCCGGCGAGCAGCGCCGCGACGGTGAGACGGCGGGCGCCACGGGTCCGGGCTGCCTCGTTCGAAGTGGTGGCCGCGCTGTTCATGCTGTTTCCCCCTGGAGGTGCGAAGTGCGGTTTCGTTCTCCCCTTGCGAGATCAACTCTGCCTGCTGACGAGGGCTCGATCGACGCGGATTCCATGCAGCTTCCTGCGCAGCGCGGTGCCGCTTGCTGCGCACTCCGGAGGGGGCCGGTATGGCGCTACTTGATCAAAGAAGGTACTTCTTATGCCTGATCAGGCAGGGGGAACGGCGATGAGGGGAAAGCCATGGCGCAGCCGGATCTGCAGTTTCTCGGGGTCGCCCCGCGGGACGAGGAGCTGTACCGGTTCCTGTTGCGCACGGGCGGGGCGGAGCCCGACGAACTGAACGGTCCGGCCGGCCACGAGGACGGCTCCGCGGGAACGGCGCGGGACACGGAGGCGGCCTGCCGCCGTCTCACCGGGCTGGGCCTCGCGGTCGAGAGCATGAACGGCGTCCTGCGCCCCGTTCCGCCCGCCAAGGCCGTGGAGCGGCTGGTGGAACTCCGGGTCAAGCAGCTCCAGGACGAACTGGAGGAGACGGTCGGCCGCACCGGCATCGTCGATTCCCTGCTGGCCGAGCGCGAGTCGGGGGCGCAGCGGGGTGCGGCCCTGGCGGAACGGGGCGGCGCGCCCATCCGGCACCTGGAGGGTCTGGAGGAGGTGCGGGCGGCCATCGACGAGCTGACGTTCTTCACCCGCACCGAGAGCCTGACGACCTATCCGCGCGGCACGCTGTCCCCGCAGGGCATCGCCAACTCCCGCGCGATGGACCTGCGGATCCTGCGCCGCGGGGTGCGGATGCGGACCCTCATGGGGTCCGGGGCGCTGGACGACCCCACGACCCTGGCGTACCTGCGCGAACTGGTCGCGAAGGGGGCCGAGATACGCATCTCCCACCAGCCCCTGGAACGCATGATCATCTGCGACCGGGCCGCCGCGCTCACCCCGATCGACCCGGCCCACACCGCGAAGGGCGCGATCCTCACCCGGGAACCGGGCCTGGTGGCCGCCCTGGTGTCCCTCTTCGAACGGATGTGGGACACCGCCCAGGAGCTCCCGGTGGGCGAAGACGGCACCGACGCGGAGGACGGCCTCCCGACGGAGATCGAACGGAAGATCCTCAAGTCCCTGTACACGGCCGACAAGGACGAGAGCGGCGCCCGTGACCTGGGCATCTCCGTCCGTACGTA includes:
- the mpaB gene encoding daptide biosynthesis RiPP recognition protein, with amino-acid sequence MPFIAVAAIEWGTGRPWPGRPRPHGAPATVVLADAATLPRLLASALTAAGTTVLVPHTEPGITTDHDGVTVVTYEGDLTGDGNGEAGLHPDFYLHTRPYERPGHRPPLGPTLLRTDGDAGLEAYLADADQARGEGDFAALPTHPVVRLADHCALGATPDGDGPLLRLHVTSDGTVSTTPGGAPLGDLGSTPGELDRAWRAGRAPHAEVARRPWLGRYLAAVDAVRAARARGLDRVRVSGFGGRLNPALGEDATADSTDPTLPVLLRSDDRALVHDPRTGRAVALSTDAARAAEALLATGGADRAARHADPGTVAAVDAWFGATGIPLTPAPAPAPTGRTVPHRFEELAR
- a CDS encoding LLM class flavin-dependent oxidoreductase, whose translation is MTDYSVLVPFVPRRPEQMLPFAGLVRWTGAHRLWQGQGMITEPHQGFAHAAGAGFRVPTGLGVTLMPMRHPYEAALQAKSLSLMTGESVVAGFGPGSRDVQRAMRGEPYRSPLTAAREYLTAVRAALTGTPEVVDGEFWHQAGRIAPLPGPRIDLGLGVLRPKMAEVAGERADVAITWLTPARYLARHVVPALAAGARRAGRAAPRVTAIVPLALAGDDRDPARLALASNGAHLRLPHYRDMLRRGGVALPDGAFADGDETAQALALVKGDAFLYGTADELKEKLAAYTGAGVDEVVLNVTGVASLHGPQAASQELRTLLASLGLA
- a CDS encoding helix-turn-helix transcriptional regulator: MAQPDLQFLGVAPRDEELYRFLLRTGGAEPDELNGPAGHEDGSAGTARDTEAACRRLTGLGLAVESMNGVLRPVPPAKAVERLVELRVKQLQDELEETVGRTGIVDSLLAERESGAQRGAALAERGGAPIRHLEGLEEVRAAIDELTFFTRTESLTTYPRGTLSPQGIANSRAMDLRILRRGVRMRTLMGSGALDDPTTLAYLRELVAKGAEIRISHQPLERMIICDRAAALTPIDPAHTAKGAILTREPGLVAALVSLFERMWDTAQELPVGEDGTDAEDGLPTEIERKILKSLYTADKDESGARDLGISVRTYRKHVAVLMQRLDATNRFQAALLARERGWL